A window of Paenibacillus polygoni contains these coding sequences:
- a CDS encoding SRPBCC family protein, translated as MEVLHYEFYIGASPDQVWDTLFQPENTKKIFYGCTLESSFETGSSFQYVGPGKDGERTVHLYGEVLSYEPGVKFSCLEHPGPSYKENHEELASRMTYLFEPVGDCTKLTLINDQWSENHPSYESTKSHWWMILSNIKTLAETGKTLHFGF; from the coding sequence GTGGAAGTTTTGCATTACGAGTTTTATATTGGAGCAAGCCCAGACCAAGTATGGGATACCCTGTTTCAGCCTGAAAATACTAAGAAAATATTCTATGGATGTACGCTTGAATCCTCTTTTGAGACAGGCTCTTCCTTTCAATATGTAGGTCCGGGAAAGGACGGGGAGAGGACCGTTCATCTATATGGAGAGGTATTGTCATATGAACCTGGAGTTAAGTTTAGCTGCTTAGAACATCCGGGTCCGTCTTACAAGGAGAATCACGAGGAGCTTGCCTCACGAATGACGTATCTGTTTGAGCCAGTTGGGGACTGCACGAAGCTGACTTTAATTAATGATCAGTGGAGCGAAAATCATCCCTCTTACGAAAGTACAAAGAGTCACTGGTGGATGATTCTTAGTAACATTAAAACACTCGCAGAGACAGGAAAGACATTACATTTCGGCTTTTAA
- a CDS encoding serine/threonine protein kinase, with protein sequence MDRYPNHHLELPDLEKIDSLLSQVDIIGSVDNELVCITNQAAGVHCIGVGTDAAVFTIEAYPQFAFKIYSPEAMKKKTIEKSVYDRLAGSPFFAVCYGEGDRYLVLSMESGPTLEDCLMEGIPVPEQVILDVKEARTYAVSVGLNPRDIHLKNVVNQNGRAKVLDVSEYVKEGNDQRWDHLVWAYYHVYPRFNQVKVPQWVIDTVKKWYHRRNKASMNLEDFAARVTRLYDKMSRKK encoded by the coding sequence ATGGATCGTTACCCAAATCACCATTTGGAATTACCCGATCTAGAGAAAATTGATTCTCTCTTGAGTCAGGTTGATATCATCGGCAGCGTTGATAATGAACTTGTGTGTATTACAAATCAAGCTGCTGGTGTACATTGTATCGGCGTTGGAACCGACGCAGCTGTATTTACAATCGAAGCATATCCGCAATTTGCATTTAAAATATATTCTCCTGAAGCGATGAAGAAGAAGACGATTGAAAAATCAGTCTACGACCGGCTTGCCGGTTCTCCCTTTTTCGCTGTCTGTTATGGAGAAGGTGATCGTTATCTTGTGCTCAGTATGGAATCAGGACCTACACTGGAAGATTGTCTTATGGAGGGAATTCCGGTTCCTGAACAGGTCATTCTTGATGTAAAAGAAGCCCGCACGTATGCGGTAAGTGTAGGGCTTAACCCGAGAGACATCCACTTGAAAAATGTAGTCAATCAGAATGGTCGCGCCAAAGTACTCGATGTATCTGAATATGTAAAAGAAGGCAATGACCAGCGGTGGGATCATCTGGTCTGGGCTTATTACCACGTGTATCCACGGTTTAATCAAGTTAAGGTCCCGCAGTGGGTCATTGATACGGTTAAAAAGTGGTACCATCGCCGCAATAAAGCCTCGATGAATCTAGAAGATTTCGCTGCACGGGTAACTCGTTTATACGACAAAATGTCACGTAAAAAATAA
- a CDS encoding PD-(D/E)XK nuclease family protein, translating to MTTYPPWSYSGSRAAIFDDCLRKYYYHYYGSHNGWKLETAEPDQVQTYRLKQLSNLYLVFGNLAHQMCESVIRSWDKERKVPEASFLYQKMRELLNQAYKESQDVTGWHLRPKYQTMLSEIYYDEDDKLKDRISSIKSRMQTVVDKLYHTRTWKEVESGAAHIMEIEKWDHMILHDTRVYVKMDVLYRNEQGHIVIVDWKTGKENDFTDQLYLYALYVHEHYNVPYEHIEMRVEYLLTGECETYQATQQDIDKVSASTLRYIEEMKSCLADDYYNRPKDISFFTPMPSRRVCGECNFREICSSRAV from the coding sequence ATAACAACGTATCCTCCTTGGTCATACTCTGGTTCTAGAGCCGCCATATTTGATGATTGTCTTCGTAAATATTATTACCATTATTACGGTTCTCATAATGGGTGGAAATTAGAAACGGCAGAACCAGACCAAGTCCAGACCTACCGTTTAAAACAGCTCAGCAATCTCTATCTCGTATTTGGGAATCTGGCTCATCAGATGTGCGAGTCCGTGATTCGCAGCTGGGATAAGGAACGCAAGGTTCCGGAGGCTTCTTTTTTATACCAAAAGATGAGAGAACTGCTTAACCAGGCGTACAAAGAGTCGCAAGATGTGACCGGCTGGCATCTTCGTCCTAAATATCAAACCATGTTATCCGAAATCTATTATGATGAAGATGACAAGCTGAAAGATCGAATTTCTTCTATTAAGTCCCGTATGCAAACGGTCGTTGACAAGCTGTATCATACGAGAACATGGAAAGAAGTAGAGAGCGGCGCAGCCCATATTATGGAGATCGAGAAATGGGATCATATGATTTTGCATGATACGAGGGTGTACGTAAAGATGGACGTCCTGTACCGTAATGAGCAGGGGCATATTGTCATTGTAGACTGGAAGACTGGCAAAGAGAATGATTTTACAGATCAGCTATATCTCTATGCGCTTTATGTTCATGAGCACTATAATGTTCCGTACGAACACATCGAGATGCGAGTTGAATATCTGCTTACAGGCGAGTGTGAAACCTATCAGGCTACGCAGCAAGATATTGATAAAGTATCTGCATCGACCTTACGATATATTGAAGAAATGAAATCCTGTCTTGCTGATGATTACTATAATCGTCCTAAAGACATCTCTTTCTTTACACCGATGCCGTCAAGAAGAGTATGCGGAGAATGTAATTTTCGTGAAATCTGCAGCTCGCGGGCGGTTTAG
- a CDS encoding helix-turn-helix domain-containing protein: MPDMNAGITRTYKVELDDRLLYTGHVSNNPGWQFPSHKHEDLFEILVIKEGEGKFTIGDIEYDAAEGDILIYNKGILHAEKSSKDKPIYICYCGFHSHKEWIIPPDRDPVIRANSYSAEIITLMELLFEESTIRGEGHEQICQHLLQSILLLVSRMLSKQTQSPDTGRQQIVLDIKEYIDMNYTQPLTLKKMADHFNISPYYFAHLFKNRYSTSPIHYMIQRRMGEATRLLVQTEMRVWEIAKLTGYENANYFSILFTKVVGMSPRQYRDNHKKTLSYPSRE; this comes from the coding sequence ATGCCTGACATGAATGCGGGGATAACTCGAACCTATAAAGTAGAATTGGATGATCGCCTGCTGTACACAGGACACGTGAGCAATAACCCGGGCTGGCAGTTTCCAAGCCATAAGCATGAAGATCTGTTTGAGATACTGGTCATTAAAGAAGGAGAAGGCAAGTTCACCATTGGAGATATAGAGTATGATGCAGCTGAAGGTGACATCCTTATTTACAATAAAGGGATTCTCCATGCCGAGAAGTCTTCCAAAGACAAACCCATATATATTTGCTATTGCGGTTTTCACTCCCATAAGGAATGGATCATTCCGCCGGATCGTGACCCTGTTATTCGTGCTAACAGCTATTCCGCTGAAATAATCACCTTGATGGAACTCCTGTTCGAAGAATCTACGATTCGGGGCGAAGGGCATGAACAGATCTGCCAGCACTTGCTGCAATCGATCCTACTTCTTGTTTCTCGTATGCTAAGCAAGCAGACCCAATCGCCAGACACCGGCAGACAACAGATAGTCCTTGATATTAAAGAATATATAGATATGAACTATACCCAGCCTCTGACTCTCAAAAAAATGGCTGACCATTTTAATATAAGTCCGTATTATTTCGCTCATTTATTTAAAAACCGTTACTCCACCTCCCCCATTCATTACATGATTCAGCGAAGGATGGGAGAAGCAACACGGCTCCTTGTACAAACAGAGATGAGAGTATGGGAAATTGCCAAATTAACAGGATACGAAAATGCGAATTATTTCTCCATACTTTTCACGAAAGTGGTAGGCATGTCACCTCGTCAGTATCGCGATAACCATAAGAAAACTTTATCTTACCCCTCCAGAGAGTAG